GTCAGGCGCTGCCCACCAGTCGCGCGGTGCGGGTGGTCTACGAATGAACGCCGGCCGAGTGGCTTCCCGAGTGGCCCTAGTGACCGGCGGCGGCTCCGGTATCGGCGAGGCCATCTGTCACGAATTAGCAGGCCGTGGAATGAAAGTCGCCGTGCTCGACGTCAATGCGGAAGCCGCGCAACGGGTCAGCGCGGAACTGCGGACCGGCGGCGCGTCCGCCATCGCCGTGGGTGCCGATGTCACGGACCGGCACGCCGTCGAACGGGCCTTCGCTCAGGTCCGCACCGAGCTGGGACCGGTGTCGGTCTTGGTGACCAGCGCGGGGTTGTTCGGATTCGCGCCGTTTCTGGAGATCACCGAGCGGGACTGGACGCGGATCGTTGACGTGAACCTGACCGGCACCTTTCACTGCTGCCAGGTGGCGCTGCCGGACATGGTGGCGGCGAATTGGGGCCGGGTGGTGTTGATCTCGTCGTCGAGCGCGCAGCGCGGGTCGCCGAAGGCCGCCCATTATGCGGCGGCCAAGGGCGCGGTGCTGACGCTGGCCAAGTCGCTGGCGCGGGAATTCGCCGCACACGGGATCACGGTGAACACCATCCCGCCGTCGGGTATCGAGACACCGATGCAGCACCAAGGCCAGGCCGCCGGCTACCTGCCGCCGAACGAGCAGATCGCCGCCAGCATTCCGGTCGGGTACCTGGGCACCGGGGCCGACATCGCCGCGGCGGTGGGATTTCTTTGCTCGGAGGAGGCCCGGTTCATCACCGGCCAGGTACTCGGTGTCAACGGCGGAGCGGTGTTGTGAGAGGCAGGCGACGATGACGCGAACGGGTCGACCGGCGGAGGGGTCCTGGACCGAGCACTATCCCGAATTGGGCACGGGCCCAATCTCTTTCCGGGACTCCACGTCACCGGAGTTCTACCAGCTCGAACGCGAGGCAGTCTTCAAGCGGGCCTGGCTCAACGTCGCCCGGGTCGAGGAGTTGCCCCGCACCGGCAGCTACGTCACCAGAGAGCTCGAGGTCGCCGGCGTCTCGGTAATCCTGGTCCGGGGCCGTGACGATCGGATCCGGGCGTTCTACAACGTCTGCCGGCACCGCGGAAACAAGCTGGTGTGGAACGACTTTCCCCGCGCGCAGACCCGCGGCACCTGTCGGCAGTTCACCTGCAAGTATCACGGCTGGCGCTACGGCCTGGACGGCGAGCTGACTTTCGTGCAGCAACAATCGGAGTTCTTCGACCTCGATCCGGCCGATTACGGACTGGCCCCGGTGCACTGCGACATCTGGAACGGTTTCATCTTCATCAACCTGGACACCGAACCGCGCCAAGGACTCCGGGAATTCCTGGGGCCGATGGTCACCGCCCTGGACGCCTATCCGTTCGGGAAATTGACCGAGCGCTACGAATGGGTGGCGCACAACAACAGCAACTGGAAGATCTTCGCCGACGCGTTCCAGGAGTACTACCACGTGCCCTCTCTGCACCCGCAGCAGGTGCCGCCGGAGGTGCGCGACCCGAACGCCGGATTCACTTGCGGGCACTTCCAACTCGACGGTCCGCACCGGCTGGTGTCGACGGCGGGGCGGCGGCGTTGGCTGCTGCCGCAGGAGTACATGTATCCGATCGAGCGGGCCACCCGCAGCGGACTGGTCGGCCCGTGGCGTACCCCCGACATCGGTGAGCTGCCGGGCGGGCTCAATCCGGGCGGTATCGAGCCCTGGGGGATCAGCAATTTCCAGATCTTCCCCAATATCGAGATCCTGATCTACGGCGGGTGGTACCTGCTCTACCGGTACTGGCCCACGTCGCACAACACCCACCGCTTCGAGGCCTACACCTATTTCCACCCCGCCCGCAGCGTGCGTGAGCGGGTGGAACACGAAGTCGCCGCGGTGGTGCTCAAGGAATTCGCCCTGCAGGACGCGGGCATGCTCGGCGGAACCCAGGCCGCCCTGGAGTACGGCATCGTCGACGAGTTCCCGCTCAACGACCAGGAGATCCTGGTGCGCCACCTGCACAAGGTGGTCGTCGACTGGGTCGAGGCGTACCGTCGCGAAAGCGTGGGAGTGTGAGAATGTCCGCAAGCCTGCTGCCCAGTGCCTTCGCCGAACTCGAGCCGTACGCGCAAACCTGGTGTCTGGCAACCGAAACCGAGCGCTGGAACACGCGCATGGCCAGCACCATGGCCGCGATGCAGGAGTTCTACGACGCCTTCTTCCCGCGGCTGGAAGAGGCCATCGACTACTGCGACAAGTTCCCGCTCGACGACCTGCCCGACGACGTGCTCAACCTGCTCCGCCTGATTTATTCGCTGGTCCTGGTCGCGATGGCAGTCGAGATCATGCATCAGCCGGCACCGACCAATTCCGCGGATGCCGTGATGATCCGCACCGGCGAACCGGTGCCGTGAGAAGGGTCAGGTCATGAGTCTGCTGACGATCAACAAACTCACCGAATCGGTCGGCGCCGAGGTCTCCGGTCTCGACGCGGCCGGCCTCGCCGCCGACGACTCGGTAGGCAGCGTCATCCTCGACGCCCTGGAAGCCAACGGCGTCTTGGTATTTCGTGGCCTCCGGCTCGATCCCGAGGCGCAGGTCGGGTTCTGCCGCCGCCTCGGCGGCGTCGATCACTCCGCCGACGGGCACCACCCGGTCGCGGGCATCTATCCCATCACCCTGGACCCGGCGAAGAATTCGTCGGCCGCCTACTTGAAGGCCACGTTCGACTGGCACATCGACGGCTGCACGCCGCTGGGCAACGAATACCCGCAGAAGGCCACCGTGCTGTCGGCGGTGCAGGTGGCCGAATGGGGCGGGGAGACCGAGTTCGCCAATTCTTA
This genomic stretch from Mycobacterium paragordonae harbors:
- a CDS encoding SDR family NAD(P)-dependent oxidoreductase, producing MNAGRVASRVALVTGGGSGIGEAICHELAGRGMKVAVLDVNAEAAQRVSAELRTGGASAIAVGADVTDRHAVERAFAQVRTELGPVSVLVTSAGLFGFAPFLEITERDWTRIVDVNLTGTFHCCQVALPDMVAANWGRVVLISSSSAQRGSPKAAHYAAAKGAVLTLAKSLAREFAAHGITVNTIPPSGIETPMQHQGQAAGYLPPNEQIAASIPVGYLGTGADIAAAVGFLCSEEARFITGQVLGVNGGAVL
- a CDS encoding aromatic ring-hydroxylating oxygenase subunit alpha — translated: MTRTGRPAEGSWTEHYPELGTGPISFRDSTSPEFYQLEREAVFKRAWLNVARVEELPRTGSYVTRELEVAGVSVILVRGRDDRIRAFYNVCRHRGNKLVWNDFPRAQTRGTCRQFTCKYHGWRYGLDGELTFVQQQSEFFDLDPADYGLAPVHCDIWNGFIFINLDTEPRQGLREFLGPMVTALDAYPFGKLTERYEWVAHNNSNWKIFADAFQEYYHVPSLHPQQVPPEVRDPNAGFTCGHFQLDGPHRLVSTAGRRRWLLPQEYMYPIERATRSGLVGPWRTPDIGELPGGLNPGGIEPWGISNFQIFPNIEILIYGGWYLLYRYWPTSHNTHRFEAYTYFHPARSVRERVEHEVAAVVLKEFALQDAGMLGGTQAALEYGIVDEFPLNDQEILVRHLHKVVVDWVEAYRRESVGV